A single genomic interval of Alteromonas sp. CI.11.F.A3 harbors:
- the lptE gene encoding LPS assembly lipoprotein LptE, translating into MRRLLRYTVVLSALVALSGCGFHLRSAPSLPENVKSVLINSARAHAPLARALHNRLTVYGLNGVYQQDTTSSTDGVSLYLLPEKLERRLLSVYASGQVAEYELIYTVRYRVQFPDEEAIMATFDVMRDYQDDPDQVLAKSRELELVLDEMRAEAADIIIRKLSSQASAAKLID; encoded by the coding sequence ATGCGCCGTTTACTTCGTTACACAGTGGTATTGAGTGCACTTGTTGCACTCAGCGGTTGTGGATTTCATTTAAGAAGTGCGCCTAGCCTTCCAGAAAATGTTAAATCAGTGCTTATTAACAGTGCTCGCGCTCATGCACCGCTTGCAAGAGCGCTTCATAACCGCCTTACCGTGTACGGGTTAAATGGCGTTTACCAACAAGATACTACGTCGTCTACTGACGGCGTATCTTTGTATTTACTGCCTGAAAAATTAGAGCGTAGACTGCTTTCGGTTTACGCTTCGGGTCAGGTTGCTGAATACGAACTGATTTATACCGTACGTTATCGGGTTCAATTTCCTGACGAGGAAGCCATTATGGCTACCTTCGACGTAATGCGTGATTATCAAGATGACCCCGATCAAGTATTGGCGAAATCAAGAGAACTAGAATTAGTACTTGATGAAATGCGTGCCGAGGCAGCGGACATTATTATCCGTAAACTTTCAAGCCAAGCCTCTGCCGCTAAGCTGATTGATTAA
- the holA gene encoding DNA polymerase III subunit delta yields MQLYPNQFSSEIGKGLASCYLVFGDEPQQKFEVIEQIRTTAKANGFDERTVLVADTGFSWNQLLEATQSMSLFSNQQFIELELPTGKPGAEGSKMLQEVAKGLTRDTLLLIHGPKIGKDVQRGKWFKVLDEMGVSVLCYPLEGRQLTAWLSNQVKQHQLTINAAGMKMIADFCEGNLLAAKQEIDKLALLYPQQSVSEAQIERAMVDQSRYNVFQLVDVMLSGDANRCVKMLYRLESEGLEPNIIIWALIREWEVLWKLKSAAANGEAIQWQKFGIWRNRQGFYQSALNRLSIEQLLQIQDALTQADLAFKQNVISRPFVKLCHLCMMFMAMGIFHLPLMEA; encoded by the coding sequence ATGCAACTCTACCCAAACCAATTTTCCAGTGAAATAGGTAAAGGATTAGCCTCCTGTTACTTGGTATTTGGTGATGAACCTCAGCAAAAGTTTGAGGTGATAGAGCAAATCCGTACCACGGCAAAAGCCAATGGTTTTGATGAGCGCACAGTGCTTGTGGCTGACACTGGTTTTTCATGGAACCAGTTGCTTGAAGCAACGCAAAGCATGTCATTGTTTTCAAACCAACAGTTTATTGAATTAGAACTCCCCACGGGCAAGCCCGGCGCTGAAGGCAGCAAAATGCTGCAAGAAGTCGCCAAAGGGTTAACCCGAGACACCTTGCTGTTAATTCACGGTCCCAAAATTGGCAAAGATGTTCAGCGTGGTAAGTGGTTTAAAGTACTCGATGAAATGGGTGTTTCTGTTCTGTGTTATCCCTTAGAAGGTAGACAACTCACTGCATGGCTGAGCAATCAAGTGAAACAACATCAGCTGACCATTAATGCAGCTGGAATGAAAATGATTGCCGATTTTTGCGAAGGCAATTTACTCGCAGCCAAACAAGAAATTGATAAGCTTGCCTTACTCTACCCGCAACAATCCGTCTCTGAAGCGCAAATTGAACGAGCGATGGTAGACCAATCTCGCTACAACGTGTTTCAGTTAGTGGATGTCATGCTAAGCGGCGATGCCAACCGCTGCGTGAAAATGCTTTACCGCCTTGAAAGTGAAGGTTTAGAGCCAAATATTATAATTTGGGCTCTCATTCGAGAGTGGGAAGTATTGTGGAAGTTAAAAAGTGCTGCCGCTAATGGTGAAGCAATTCAATGGCAAAAGTTTGGCATTTGGCGTAACAGGCAAGGCTTCTATCAAAGCGCGTTAAATCGCCTTAGCATAGAACAGCTGCTACAAATTCAGGATGCCCTTACCCAGGCCGATTTAGCGTTTAAACAAAACGTTATTTCACGCCCCTTCGTAAAGCTTTGCCATTTATGCATGATGTTTATGGCAATGGGTATTTTTCACCTTCCTTTGATGGAAGCTTAA